In Roseicyclus marinus, the genomic window CCTGGCCTCGGCCACCACGCCCTGCCAATCCCCGGTCAGAACGCCCGGGCGCAGGAAATCCTGCACCTCCAGGTCGCGCTGCCCGTCGATCAGCCAGTCGCGATAGCGGGGGAGATCCGCGACCATCAGGGCCGCACCGATCTTGAGGGGGAGCATCAGAACACCTGCCTTCCACAGCGCCAGACGGCCTGGACCACGGGTTGATCGCCGACACTTCGTACCGCGACCAGATCGGCGCGCAAGCCCGCCTCGATCCGCCCCCGGTCGGGCAGCCCGGTCATGCGCGCAGGCGCATCGGTGACAAGGGCGATCGCACCCGGCAGATCATGGGAAAAGGCCGGGTCCGCCGCCAGCCGGAAGGCCGCGTCGAGTGGCGAGCGCGGGATGTAGTCTGAGGCCAGCGCATCGACGAGGCCCAGCGACAACAGTTCCGCCACCGAGACATTGCCCGATTGCGACCCGCCGCGCAGGTAGTTCGGCGCGCCCGCCACGATCGCCATCCCCAGCTCGCGGGCGCGGGCTGCCGCCGCGACCGTGGTCGGGAATTCCGAGATCGCAAGCCCTTCCCGCGCGGCCTGGTCTGCCTGTTCCACACTGCGGTCGTCATGGCTCATCGCGGGCAGGGCGCGGGCGCGGGCGGCGGCCACGACATGGGCGCGCACCTCGGCCCCGCGCCGACGCGAGCGGTCGAGCAGCTCGTCCAGCATGCCCCGACCCGTCTCCTCGTCCACCTCCATCTCGTGGATCATGTGGGAAAACCAGCGCCCTATATCCGGGCTTTGCCGGTCGCCCGGTGTATGGTCCATCACCGACACGAGCCGCGTCAGCGGATGATCCGCCGTGGCATCGATCAGCGCCATCGTGTCGGGATCCGAAATCTCGCAGCGCAGGTGCAAGAGATGCTCGGCGCGGAACGCGCCCGACGCCTGCCCCTCGGCCAGTGCGGCCACAAGCGGCTCGAGGATCTCGCGCCGCTCGGGCCGTTTCATCGAGGCGCCCACCGACAGGCTGTCGAAGACCGTCGTGGTCCCGCCCGAGATCACCACCGCATCATGCGCCATCAGTGCGGGCAGGAAGGGCCAGAGCACGCCCTGCCGGGGATGGGTGTGACGCTCCACGTGGTCGGTATGCAGATCGACGATCCCGGGGATCAGGAAGGCCCCGCCCAGATCGACCCCATCGCCCGCCCGCGTCATGCCCGCGATGCGCCCGTCCTCGATCGCAAGCCCGCCCTCGACGATGCCGCGCGGCATGACGATGCGCGCATTGCGCAGCGTGAGGGGCAGGCTGGGGGGCTGGGCGTCGAACATCGGAAAGGCTCCTTTTGAACGACCGCTGACCGGGCCGTTGAACGCACCGTATGAATCGCCGCCATGTAACGCCCATGTCGCGGTCGGGTGAAGCTTTCGTGACGCGCCTGCCCCGTCGCGGTGGATGCTTTCCCGACCCGCCAGGGCGAATCGTGATCCGGGTAGGTGCCTTGGGGGGATTCGCCTGCCAAAGCGCCGGTTTACTTCGACATTTGGCCGATTTGTCGAGGCGCGCCCCCTGGGGCGGGACCAGGGCGCGTGGGGTGTCGCTCGATGATTCCCCCATGGGATCAGGCGTTTCGCGGATCGTCACAAATCATTCGTGGAACCATTACACAACGATCATGCAACGCCCCTAGGCCTCGGCGCGTCACCGCCGGGCGCTGCTGCTCCCCGTGGTGGCCCATGTTTCAACACCGGGATGCACATTCATGTTCAAGCTCACCGTATCGGCCGCAGCCCTTGCCGCGACCGCCGTTCTTTCCACCGCCGCGCTGGCGCAGGATTGGCGCACCGAAATGCCCGTCCTGCGGATCGGGCTGCTGGGCGGCGAGAATGACGCCGATCGCCTGCGCGACAATGCCTGCCTGAAAGAAGACCTCGAAGAGCTGCTCGGCGTGCAGGTCGACCTCTTCCCGGCCCCCGATTACGCGGGCGTGATGCAGGGCCTTCTGGCCGACCAGCTCGATTACGCCCAGCTTGGCGCGTCGTCCTATGCGGGCATCTACCTGCAGGACCCCGAAGCGGTCGAGCCGATCTTCGTCGCCGCCGAGGCCGATGGATCGACCGGCTATTTCGCCGTGATGTATGCCCGCGCCGACAGCGGCATCACCTCGCTCGAGGAGATGCAGGGCCGTAGCCTCGCCTTTGCCGATCCCAATTCCACCTCCGGCTATCTCGTGCCGCTGGCCGAACTGACGCGCGGCGGCATCGATATCGAGAGCTATTTCTCGGAAACCGGCTTTGGCGGCGGACACGAGCAGGCGGTCGTGGCCGTGCTCAACGGCCAGTATGACGCGGGCGTCACCTGGGTGTCCGGCGTGGGCGATCCTGCCGAGGGCTATACCCGTGGCAACCTGCGCTCCATGATCGACAATGGCCTTCTGAACATGGCCGATCTGCGCATCATCTGGCAGTCGAGCCAGATCCCCAACGGCCCGATCGTCGTGCGCACCGACATGCCCGCAGAGCCGCGCGCGCTGATCACCGACTACCTCGCCAACCAGCTCCAGAACGAGCCCGAATGCTACTACTCCACCTCGGGTGGGGACGGCATGGGCTATGTCGCCGTCGACCACAGCTTCTTCGAGCCGGTCGTCGAAATGCGCCGCATGCAGACCAGCAGCCGCTGATCTGCACGGGGCCTCACGGCGCGGCAGTCCCCGCCGCGTCGTGTCCGGGGTTGGTCGCGCCCGTCGCGGCTTGGTCCGGCTTCACGAGCGTCCGGCACCGTGCCGGGCAATCCGAACACCACCAAACCAACCAACCGACCGACGATTTCCGTCCAGAAAGGGTCACAAGATGAAATTCACCGTCCTTGCACTCCTGACCGGCGCCACCGCGCTCACCTCCACCGCAGCCCTCGCGCAGGATTGGCGCGACGAGGTTCCCGTCTTCCGCATCGGCCTTCTGGGCGGCGAGAACGAGGCCGACCGCCTGCGCGACCACGCCTGCCAGGAAGCCTATCTGGAAGAGCGTCTGGGCGTCGATGTCGAGCTCTACCCCGCCTCCGACTATGCCGGCGTGATGCAGGGTCTCTTGGCCGGTCAGCTGGAATTCGCGGGGCTCGGCTCGGCGGGTTACGCCGGCATCTACCTGCAGGACCCCGAGGCGGTGCGCCCGCTCTACACCACCATGCAGGTGGACGGCTCGCTCGGCTATTACTCGGTCATGTATACCCGCGCCGACAGCGGGATCGAGACGCTGGAACAGATGGAAGGCCGCAGCCTCGCCTGGGCCGACCCGAATTCCACCTCCGGCTATCTCGTGCCGAACGCCGAATTGCGCGCAATGGGGATCGAGCCGGAAGCCTATTTCTCCGAAACCGGCTTTGGCGGCGGTCATGAACAGGCGGTCATCGCGGTTCTGAACGGCCAGTACGATGGTGGCGTCACCTGGACCTCGGGTGTGGGCGACATCAACCAGGGCTACAGCCGCGGCAACCTGCGCTCCATGGTCGACCGTGACCTGCTCGACATGTCCGAGATCAACATCATCTGGCAGTCGAACCTGATCACCAACGGCCCCCGCGTGATCCGCGCCGACCTGCCGCAGGAACTGCAGGATCTGGTGATGGGCGCGATGATGCAGCTCCAGACCATCGACCGCGCCTGCTTTGACGCGATCAACGATGGCGAGGCGATGGGCTATTGGCCGATCACCTCCGAATTCTACGAGCCGATCATCAACATGCGCCGCCAGGCCACCGGCACGCGCTGAACCAAACAAACAGGAACGGGGCTGGCCTTGGGCCGGCCCCGTTTCGTCCTGTCCGCCCGGCCGCATCCTTTCGGCCATGACCAAAAGGTTGACCCCATGCTGAAGATCGAGAAACTGACCCGCCGGTTCGGCCAGAACCTTGCCGTCAACAACGCCAACCTGGAAATCCCCGATGGCCAGATGGTGGGCATCATCGGGCGTTCCGGGGCGGGCAAATCCACGCTCCTGCGGCTTCTGAACCGCCTGATCGACCCCTCCGAGGGGCAGATCCTGTTCGGCGACACCGATATCGCCGCCCTCAAGGGGCGCGAGCTGCGCGCCTGGCGGTCCGATTGCGCGATGATCTTCCAGCAATTCAACCTTGTCGGCCGTCTTGACGTGGTGACCAATGTCCTGACCGGGCGGCTCTACGATGTGCCCGCCTGGCGTTCGATGGCGCAGGTCTTCACGCCGCGCGAACGCGCCTTCGCGATCCAGGCGCTCGACCGTCTGGGCATGGCCCATACCGCGCTTCAGCGCGCCGAAACGCTGTCGGGTGGCCAGCAGCAGCGCGTCGCCATCGCCCGCGCGCTGGCACAGGAACCCAAGATCCTTCTGGCCGACGAACCCATCGCCTCGCTCGATCCGATGAACGCCAAGATCGTGATGGACGCTCTGCGCGACATCAACCGGCAGGACGGGATCACCGTGATCTGTAACCTCCACACGCTCGACACCGCGCGCAATTACTGCGACCGGATCATCGGCATGCAGGATGGCCGCATCGTATTCGACGGCACGCCCGATCTTCTGACCACCCAGATGGCGCGCGAGATCTACGGCGCCGAGGCGGATGAAGCCTTCAACGAGGCCGCGACCTCGACCGCCATCCCGACCGCGCCCGCGCCTGTCCGCGTTCCGGCCTGAGGGGGACAGCACGCATGACCTATGCCAATCCCGCGGACGGCGTGCCGGGCGATGCCCCGCGCGACGCCGTCTCCACCTATGAACGCCACCGGGCCGAGCTGCGCGCCTCCAAGCGGCTCTGGAACATCGTGGCGCTTCTGGCCTTTCTCGTCTGTCTCGGCCTCTCGGTCTGGATCAGCCAGTTCTACCCCGAACGGCTGGCCAATGGCCTGCCGCGCATCTTCGAATATTTCGGCACGATCCTGCCCGACCTGCAATGGAACCTGCTCTTCGAGGGGCGCACGCCCGATGGCCGCGCCGTGCCCGGCTCGCTCACCTTCTGGTATACCGATTTCTGGACCTATCTGGCGCTGATCTGGGAAACCATCCTGATGGCGATCACGGCGACGCTGCTTGGCGCGGCCGTGGCCTTCGTCCTGTCCTTCCCGGCGGCCGTGAACCTTGCGCCCAACAGCTGGGTCTACTGGGTCTCGCGCCGGTTCCTCGAAATCTGTCGCGGCATCCCCGAGATCCTTCTGGCGCTCGTCTTCGTCTTCATGATCGGGATCGGCCCGCTTGCGGGCGTCTTGGCCATCGCGATCCACACCGCCGGTGCCCTGGGCAAGCTCTTTGCCGAGGTGAATGAGAACGCCTCCTCCCGACCCGTCGAGGGCATCACCGCCGTCGGCGGCACATGGGCCGAAAAGATGGCTTACGGTGTCGTTCCGCAGGTCGCGCCGAATTTCTTCAGCTACGCCATGCTGCGCTTCGAGATCAACGTGCGCGCCTCCTCCATCATCGGCTTCGTCGGTGCGGGCGGGATCGGGCAGGAACTCAACCGCGTCATCTCCTTCTATTCCGATGACCGGGTGATGGCCGTCCTCATCCTCGTCGTGCTGACCGTGACCATCATCGACCTGATCTCCGAGCGGATCCGCCTCGGCTATATCGGGCGGGAGAATTTCGCATGAGCATCGCCTCCCTTTCCGCCGTCACCGAGGCTCAGGTCGCGGGCCTGCGCCAGGCCCATCCCGGTGCCTTCGACACGCCGCTGCGGAGGCTGCGCCGCTGGGCGCCCCTGATCCTTGCGGTGATCTATGTCATCGGCTCGATGTGGTATTTCGAATTCGGTCGGCTTCTCGATGCCTCCGACCGCGTCCTGCGCCTCTTGCGCAATTTCGTGGTCTGGCAGGACATGGAAACCTGGTCCTATCGCCAGATCTACGTGGGCATCGCCCAGACCCTCGCCATGGCCTTTCTCGGCACGCTTCTGGGCACGATCGGGGCGCTGGGCGCGGGCTTCCTGGCCGCGCGCAACGTCATGCCCTTCGGGATCGTGCGCCAGATCGTGCGCCGCATCCTCGACATCCTGCGCGGCATCGACAGCCTGGTCTGGGGCCTCGTCTTCGTGCGCGCCGTGGGGCTCGGGCCGCTGGCGGGCGTTCTCGCCATCTTCGTTTCCGATCTCGGCACGCTGTCGAAACTCTATTCCGAGGCGATCGAGAACATCGACCGCAAGCAGGTCGAAGGCGTCAAGGCCACCGGTGCCAGCCAGCTCGGCGTGATCCGCTACGGCTATATCCCGCAGGTCCTGCCGGTCTTCATCTCGCAATCGCTCTATTTCCTCGAAAGCAACACGCGCTCGGCCACCATCCTCGGCATCGTGGGCGCAGGCGGCATCGGGATGATCATCATCGAACGCTTCCGCGCGCAGCTCTACGACCAGGTGGCTTTCGTGGTGCTGAACGTGCTGATCCTCATCTTCGCCATTGACTGGCTGTCCAAGCGCGTGCGCCTCTGGGCCATCGGAGAAAAGCACGATCCATGACCAAACAGCTGACCGAGGCCCCGACCATCCACCCGGAAGCCGAGATCGGGGCCGATGTGACCCTCGGCCGCTGGACCGAGGTGGGCCGCCTGACCAAGCTCGCCCAGTGCGAATTGGGCGATTATTCCTACATCTGCGATTTCGGCCACGTGATCTGGTCGACCGTGGGCAAATGGACCAACATCGCCAACATGGTGCGCCTCAACCCCGGCAACCATCCCACCTGGCGCGCCAGCCAGCACCACGCGATCTACCGCGCCGCCCAATACGGGTTCGGCGCGGACGAGGCGGAATTCTTCGAATGGCGCAAGGAACACTGGGTCACCATCGGCCATGATGTCTGGATCGGCCATGGCGCGACGGTGCTTGCAGGCGTGACCGTGGGCACAGGTGCCGTGGTGGGGGCAGGGGCCGTCGTCACCCGCGACGTGCCGCCCTACACCATTGTCGCGGGCAGCCCGGCGCGGCCCATCCGCCGCCGCTTCACCGAAGGCCAGGAACAGGCGCTGATGGACATCGCCTGGTGGGATTGGGACCACGCCCGCTTCGGCGCGGCCATCCCCGATTTCCGCGCCCTGTCCATCGACGCCTTCATCGAGAAATACCGCCCCTGAAGCATGTCGCGCAAAAGTGGGAACCGGTTTTGCGCTCCCCGGACATGCGAAATCAGACAGCATGTCGCGCAAAAGTGGGAACCGGTTTTGCGCTCCCCGGACATGCGACACCAAAAGGTTGGAGTGCGGCGCGTGACTGCGAATGAACGCGACGCGCTCTAACCCCCTAACCCGGCGCGCGGGTCCGGCGCGCCAGCGCCTCCAGCGCGGCCAGCGCGCGCGGATCGGGCCGCGCCCGCGTCTGCGCCGATGCCGCAGGCAGGCCCGGTCCGCCCGGATGCAGGTGCAACCCTGCCTGCTGGACCCGCATCAGCTTGTCCACGCCTTCGGCGCGCGGCAGCCCCTCGGGGCCCAGGCTCAGGATGCCGCCCCGCCACGACAGCGTCACCGGCCCCTCCAGCATCCGCGCCACATCAGCGGCAAAGGGCAGGATCAGCACCGGCACCAGCACCCCCTCCATCCCTACGCCATCGGGCGGCATCAGCCGCGCCATGTCGCTCAGGCTCGCCCCCGCCCGGATCGGGCACAGCGCGCCGCCCTCGGCCCGCCAGACCCGGTCGAGCGCCCGGACCGGTGCCAGCCTCGGATCGCGCCGCGCCCTGATCTCGGCCAAAAGCCCCGCCAGCGCCGCCGCCCCGTCAAGCCCCGCCGCGCACAGGATGCGCACCGCGCGCCCGGCCTCCTCCGCCAGCCCCCAGGGCAGGCCCGCGCCCCGCGCCGCCCGCCGCCCCAACGCCTCGATCTCGCCAAAGGACAGGCTGTCGGTCATGGCGCGGCCAGCCGCGCGACAGGGCAGGGCGCCCCGCCAAAGACCCGTGCCGCGACCCGGTCGGCCTCATGCCCCTGCCGGACCTCCGCCCCCAGAAAGGCCAGCATCGCCCGGATCAGCAGAGCGGGCCGCATATCGGCATCGATCAGGTTCTCGCGGATCTCGGCATAGGGCGCAAAAGCCGCGATCTGCGCCCGCCTTATCGCTGCGCGATGGTCGGGATGATCGAGCAACACCTGCGCCACCGGCGTCTCGTCGGGATAAAGCCCCAGGTCCCGCCACGCCCGCACCGCGTCATGCACCACCGCCAGCGGCAGCTCGAACGGTGCGCCCGGCCCGCCGTCTCGCGCGCCCAGCCTCGGGTCCTGTTCCTCGCCCGTCATCGACCAGGCCAGCGCCGTCATCGACACCTGCGACCAGTCGCGCTCCAGCGCCCAGCCATGCACCCCCGCGATCAGCCCGCGCACGCGTCCCACCGCCATGGCCCCGTCGATCCGGTAATCCCGGTCCAGCCGGTCCGACATGCAATGGCCCAACCCGTCCACCAGCACCCCATGCGGCTCCAGCATGGCCGAGGCCAGAACCTCCTGCGCCGCGATCGGCAGCGCCCCGTCGGCCCAGCGCGCCAGATCCGCCCAGGGCGCGCGCGCCGCAGGGCCTGCCGCCATCCGCCCGATCAGCGCCGCGCGCCCCTCGAAATCGGGGGCGGCGATCCGCGCGGCCACCTGCCGCCATTCCGCCTCTCCCGCCGTCTCGAGGGCGCGCACACGTCCCAGCGCCTCCTCGCGCGCCATCATCCAGGTGTTGAACAGGCAGGGATGGTTCACCGCGAAAGCGGCCATGCCCAACCCGGCCCAAAGCCCGACACCCAGCGCGCGCGCCCCCGCCTCCTCCAGCGCGACGGCCCCCGCGCCGCCGCGGTCCCGCGCCATCGCCTCGCACAGGTCGCGCGCCAGGATCCGCGCCAGCCACAGCATCAGCAATTCGGCCTGGTAGGGCGCATGCAGCTCGGGCCGATCCTCGATCAGGTCCCGGTCGGTCGTCCCCGCCTTGCCCGAGGCCAGGACCGCCCCGGTCCAGACCAGCGCCCCCCCCTCCGGGATCGGCGCAGGCTGCGCGCCTTGCGACAGCGCCGCGACGACCCGGGTCCATGATCCTTCGTCGCGCTGCAACCGCGCCACGCACAATTCCCGCTCGCTGGCCCGGAACGGCCCATCCCCGCCAAGCTCATCGAACAGCCGCGCAAGCGCCAGGCTGTCTGGCACCCCGTCATGGAGCGCCACGCCGATCCCGTCCCCGCCGCTGACCGCCACCAGGGCATAGGACCGGCCCCCGATCCCGATCCCGTAGACCGCCCGCCCATGCCCCGCCGCATCACAGGTGAAAACCCGCCGCTCGAGGGCCCGGCCGGACAGCGACAGGCGGCGCAGCAGTTGTGGCACGAAACTCAGCCGGCTTGGCCGCATTTCGCCCAATCGGGCCAATTGCATGACGTGCGCCGGAGGGCGCAGGGCCCGGGCCGGGCTCGGGCTCGCACCGGTCATGTTCCGACGGTCCCGGACGATGCCGTGCGCGACGCCACGCCCCGCGCCATCGGCTTGCCGTCCGTTGCGCGCAGGCGCGAAAGCCCGCGTGCAGGCCTGTGCGGGCCGCTTTCCTCAGCCGTGCCGCCGCCGTCCATCGCGCGCCCGCCTTCCCATGTCCCGCTTGGCCCAGCATGGGCCGTGCGGCGGCAGAGGTCAAACCAAACCGCGCCCGCTCAGCCCAGCCGCTGGTCCACCCCGCCCAGATCCTCCGCCGCTTCCGATCCGTCCCGGGGCAGGGGATTGACCGGGGCCATGCCCAGCATCGACAGCACGGCCCGGACATCGGCGGCATTGCCCGCGGCCACCATCACCTCCGCAAGCAGCGCGCGCAGCGGCATGGCGCCCGGCTGCGCCTCGATCGCGGTCACAAGGATCGCGGTCGCCGCCGCAAGATCGCCCTCGCACAGCGCGATCCGCGCCCGGACATGCGCGTCCTGCAGGGGCGAAATCTCGGCCCCCACATGCGCCAGTATCCCGCGCGCCAGCTGGAGGCGTTCCGCCTCAAGCGCCAGGTCGACGACCAGATCGACCGCATCGGACCGGCTGGCCATGGGCTGCGCGCGGCGCGCCCGTTCCAGCGCCGCCTCGATATCGCCGCGCCCCAACAGGGCCCGGATCAACAGATGCTCGCCCGTGCCGGGGATAGGCACGCCATCCCCGCCCGTGCCTGCTGCAAGCCCCTCGGGCTCACCGAATGCTGAATGACGCGCCATGCCCAACCCCTTGTTGCGTGTCGATCACGGGATACGGCGCGCAGCATGGTTCCGGCCCGCCCATCGCTGGCCGCGCCTCGTCCGCGCATCGACATCCCCCTTTCGCCACCCTTGCGACGATGGGTTAACACAGGGTTAACGCGGGCCTCGCCAAAGCCGCGCCTCCGCTTTTGGCACCGCCGTCTTGCGCAGTATTTCCATCCCTTTGCCGCGCAGCCGCGTTGCGCCTCGGGGCAAGTTGTTGCAACACTTGACCCGGGCCCATTTCGGCCCCGCCGCCCGCCGCCGCTTTGACCAAAGGAAGATTGCCTTGCCCGTGCCATTGCCGACCCGCTGTTCCCGCCGCCCTCTCGTCAGCCTGTGCCTCCTTGCGGGGCTTGCGGCGCTCGGGCCGGGGGGCGTTGCAGCACAGGGGATCGGCCTTCCCGATGCCGCCACCCTCGCCGCCCAGCGGGCTGAAAGCGGGCGCGACATTCCGGGCTCCGTCTTTGCGCTCAACCCCTTGCGCAACCATCAGGAGGCGACCGGACCGGATGGCACCACCTATCGCCTGACCTCGGTCAATCCGAACGTCAATTCGTGGTTCGTGGTCGAGATCACGTCCCCCGACGCCCGCCCGCGCAGTTACCATCTCGAAAATGCCGATCCCGAAACCATGCAGATCTCGCTTGGGCTGGACGGCGACGCACCCGCGCTCCTTCTGGATCAGGATGGCTTCTCCATCCCCTGCGCGCCTTGGGAAAACGGCGCGCTCGCGGCGGCTGCCGAAACCGATCTGCCCTTCGCGCCGCTGTGTGACTGGGCGCTTTTCCTGCGCAACCCCGTGCGCGGCAACCGCACCACGCGCGAAGCCGTCTCCCAGTTCCTGCGCGACAACGTGGTCTTCGGCGACCAGATCGTGAACCTGATCAAGGGGGCCTTTTTCGAAGACGCCTTCATGGTCTCCTCCGAAGGGATCGAGACCGAGGCCGAGATCAGCGGCGTCGACCTGCTGGGAACCGCCCGCCTGTCGCAAACCCCCGCGATGCGCCCCGCCATGGGCTTCGACCTCGACGGGACCGATGGCGGCGCGATGATCGCGGGCAGCTGGTACGAGGTGTCGGACGCGCCCGGCATCTATGCCTCGGTGATGCAGCCCGGCATGATCGAGCGCTCGGTTTTCGAGGTTCCGGGCGCAAACGGGCTCGACGGGGTCGAAAACCGCGCCGATGTCTATCTCGTGGCCTTCGACATGTCGCGCTTCGACCTCGGCTACGAGCTTGGCACCGACCATCCCGCGCTTGGCTGGTCGCCGCGCCCCTCGGGGGCGGGCCGCCACTACCAGGGCCCGGGTCCCGACGGCTTCGACCGCCCCGATCCGCTGGTCTTCAACGGCATGCTCTCCCCCGCGCTCTACGAAACCGTCGCGGCCACCTTCACCGGCGGGTTCAAGCGGGAACACGGGGCCTGGCGCTTTGGCGATTACGCCACCTTCAACTGGGGCAATCACTACGGCTTTCTCAGCCATGGCGTGACCTTTTCCCGCCTCTGGCCGACGCTTGCCACGCTCTACGTGCGCGATGACGGCACGATCGACATGCGCAGCTGGACCGAGGCCGACGCGGCCACCCTTGGCGACCGCCTCGTCTTCGCCCGCCAGAACGGCGTGCCCCTGATCGAGAACGGCGTGCCCGGCGACCGCGTGACCTCCTGGGGCGGCGGCAATTGGTCGGGCTCGGCCGAGGCGAATTTGCGCACGCTCCGCGGGGGTGCCTGCCTGCGCACCGTCGATGGGCGGCAATTCCTGATCTACGCCTATTTCTCCGCCGCCACCCCCTCGGGCATGGCGCGCACCTTCCAGGCCTATCACTGCGACTATGCGATGCTTCTGGACATGAACAGCCAGGAGCTGACCTACATGGCGCTCTACACCCGCGAAAGCGGCGATCTGGAAACCCGCCATCTCGTGCGCGGCATGGCCGAAGCCGATCCGGGCGGCGTGCCCCGCTTCATCGCCGCCCCCGACAATCGCGATTTCTTCTACCTTGTGCGGAGGGACTGACGAAAATGATCCGACCGATCCTCAAGACCGCGCTTGCGGCCCTCATCCTGGCCCTTCCGGCCGGGGCCCAGACACTGGCCGAACGCAACGAGGCGATGTTTGCCCAGATGCAACAGGTCCGCGGCGTCTCGGGCGCGGAAATCAGCCGCATCCGCCAGATCTTCGCCAATTCGCCCAATGGCTGGATGGGGCAGGGCAATCCCGCCGTCACCCGGCACCCCCTCACCCCTGAAGAGGCCGCCGCCCGCCTCGGCGGCTCGGTCGCGCAGGTCCAGCAAGGCTACCGAAACCGGGACTATGAACGGATCTGCGGCGAGCCCTTCATGGTGCCCCTCTACGATCCCGCAACCCAAAGCCCGCGCGACGCGACCGTCTGCGCCGACATGTTCGAATATCCCAACATTCCCATGGCCTACCCGGTCGTCTGGGTCCGCGCCAATGAGGCCGCCCAGCTCTGCGCCGCCGAAGGCAAGCGCATGGGCGACGCCCATGAATGGGAAGGCGCCGCCGCAGGCCAGCTCCTGCCGCCCGATTACCCCTTCGACCGCATTCGCGGCATGGGGGCGTCCGCCGCCGTCAACACGATGCGCTCGCTCCACAATTCCCGCTACGCCAACACGTCGGGCACCTATTCCATCGGCAGCTGGCGCTCGGGCGTCTGCGCCACCGGCAGTTTCAAGAATGCGTCGTGCAACGGCGGCAGCTTCACGGGCTGCGGCTCCAACACCTATCCGGCGGGGTCCTTCCCCGAATGCCGCTCGCCCTTGGGCGTTTTCGACATCGACGGCAATGCCGCCGAACACATGAACCTGCCGCTCTCCGAGGACCAGATGGCCAGCCGCGGCTCGACCACGCTCGGCGTGACCGAGA contains:
- the phnD gene encoding phosphonate ABC transporter substrate-binding protein codes for the protein MFKLTVSAAALAATAVLSTAALAQDWRTEMPVLRIGLLGGENDADRLRDNACLKEDLEELLGVQVDLFPAPDYAGVMQGLLADQLDYAQLGASSYAGIYLQDPEAVEPIFVAAEADGSTGYFAVMYARADSGITSLEEMQGRSLAFADPNSTSGYLVPLAELTRGGIDIESYFSETGFGGGHEQAVVAVLNGQYDAGVTWVSGVGDPAEGYTRGNLRSMIDNGLLNMADLRIIWQSSQIPNGPIVVRTDMPAEPRALITDYLANQLQNEPECYYSTSGGDGMGYVAVDHSFFEPVVEMRRMQTSSR
- the phnD gene encoding phosphonate ABC transporter substrate-binding protein, translated to MKFTVLALLTGATALTSTAALAQDWRDEVPVFRIGLLGGENEADRLRDHACQEAYLEERLGVDVELYPASDYAGVMQGLLAGQLEFAGLGSAGYAGIYLQDPEAVRPLYTTMQVDGSLGYYSVMYTRADSGIETLEQMEGRSLAWADPNSTSGYLVPNAELRAMGIEPEAYFSETGFGGGHEQAVIAVLNGQYDGGVTWTSGVGDINQGYSRGNLRSMVDRDLLDMSEINIIWQSNLITNGPRVIRADLPQELQDLVMGAMMQLQTIDRACFDAINDGEAMGYWPITSEFYEPIINMRRQATGTR
- a CDS encoding alpha-D-ribose 1-methylphosphonate 5-triphosphate diphosphatase — translated: MFDAQPPSLPLTLRNARIVMPRGIVEGGLAIEDGRIAGMTRAGDGVDLGGAFLIPGIVDLHTDHVERHTHPRQGVLWPFLPALMAHDAVVISGGTTTVFDSLSVGASMKRPERREILEPLVAALAEGQASGAFRAEHLLHLRCEISDPDTMALIDATADHPLTRLVSVMDHTPGDRQSPDIGRWFSHMIHEMEVDEETGRGMLDELLDRSRRRGAEVRAHVVAAARARALPAMSHDDRSVEQADQAAREGLAISEFPTTVAAAARARELGMAIVAGAPNYLRGGSQSGNVSVAELLSLGLVDALASDYIPRSPLDAAFRLAADPAFSHDLPGAIALVTDAPARMTGLPDRGRIEAGLRADLVAVRSVGDQPVVQAVWRCGRQVF
- a CDS encoding DUF3726 domain-containing protein; protein product: MTDSLSFGEIEALGRRAARGAGLPWGLAEEAGRAVRILCAAGLDGAAALAGLLAEIRARRDPRLAPVRALDRVWRAEGGALCPIRAGASLSDMARLMPPDGVGMEGVLVPVLILPFAADVARMLEGPVTLSWRGGILSLGPEGLPRAEGVDKLMRVQQAGLHLHPGGPGLPAASAQTRARPDPRALAALEALARRTRAPG
- the phnE gene encoding phosphonate ABC transporter, permease protein PhnE — translated: MSIASLSAVTEAQVAGLRQAHPGAFDTPLRRLRRWAPLILAVIYVIGSMWYFEFGRLLDASDRVLRLLRNFVVWQDMETWSYRQIYVGIAQTLAMAFLGTLLGTIGALGAGFLAARNVMPFGIVRQIVRRILDILRGIDSLVWGLVFVRAVGLGPLAGVLAIFVSDLGTLSKLYSEAIENIDRKQVEGVKATGASQLGVIRYGYIPQVLPVFISQSLYFLESNTRSATILGIVGAGGIGMIIIERFRAQLYDQVAFVVLNVLILIFAIDWLSKRVRLWAIGEKHDP
- the phnC gene encoding phosphonate ABC transporter ATP-binding protein, whose amino-acid sequence is MLKIEKLTRRFGQNLAVNNANLEIPDGQMVGIIGRSGAGKSTLLRLLNRLIDPSEGQILFGDTDIAALKGRELRAWRSDCAMIFQQFNLVGRLDVVTNVLTGRLYDVPAWRSMAQVFTPRERAFAIQALDRLGMAHTALQRAETLSGGQQQRVAIARALAQEPKILLADEPIASLDPMNAKIVMDALRDINRQDGITVICNLHTLDTARNYCDRIIGMQDGRIVFDGTPDLLTTQMAREIYGAEADEAFNEAATSTAIPTAPAPVRVPA
- the phnE gene encoding phosphonate ABC transporter, permease protein PhnE, encoding MTYANPADGVPGDAPRDAVSTYERHRAELRASKRLWNIVALLAFLVCLGLSVWISQFYPERLANGLPRIFEYFGTILPDLQWNLLFEGRTPDGRAVPGSLTFWYTDFWTYLALIWETILMAITATLLGAAVAFVLSFPAAVNLAPNSWVYWVSRRFLEICRGIPEILLALVFVFMIGIGPLAGVLAIAIHTAGALGKLFAEVNENASSRPVEGITAVGGTWAEKMAYGVVPQVAPNFFSYAMLRFEINVRASSIIGFVGAGGIGQELNRVISFYSDDRVMAVLILVVLTVTIIDLISERIRLGYIGRENFA
- a CDS encoding DapH/DapD/GlmU-related protein encodes the protein MTKQLTEAPTIHPEAEIGADVTLGRWTEVGRLTKLAQCELGDYSYICDFGHVIWSTVGKWTNIANMVRLNPGNHPTWRASQHHAIYRAAQYGFGADEAEFFEWRKEHWVTIGHDVWIGHGATVLAGVTVGTGAVVGAGAVVTRDVPPYTIVAGSPARPIRRRFTEGQEQALMDIAWWDWDHARFGAAIPDFRALSIDAFIEKYRP